One part of the Vicia villosa cultivar HV-30 ecotype Madison, WI linkage group LG6, Vvil1.0, whole genome shotgun sequence genome encodes these proteins:
- the LOC131612117 gene encoding F-box/kelch-repeat protein At3g23880-like, translating to MFIPDDLIGEIFSGLPVKSILRFRHVSKYCGNLVSDPDFVKFHLKRSSKRNPQFILKTDHTIKILCDSNVSQVDEGFIPYSVCTLIQNPSFSIQVDPYFTVKNYEYRFIGSCNGFICFVGENLTSDYYNFWLQLWNPATRTKSQKLGFIRVFHHHPNDGYYKFNFGYDNSTGTYKAVALRYNQRELRSNVRILSLGDNVWRDIGSFPVDPMYLNSAYQTCDVGVYFKSTINWLAIQNHFWYDSNDINDISVEQFVIVSLDLRTETYNQYLLPPDFDEVPPIAPIVSVLGDCLCFSYCYEETDFVIWKMEEFGVEDSWTQFLKISYRSLQIDYDYSDEDTKYNFELVPLFLSKDADTLVLKSSHEYQEILYNWRNSRVVRTNITARKKITDDRTIDFVSCSANAYFESLLSVI from the coding sequence ATGTTTATCCCTGACGATCTCATCGGCGAGATCTTCTCCGGTCTTCCCGTGAAATCTATTCTACGGTTCAGACACGTTAGTAAGTATTGCGGTAACCTCGTTTCCGATCCCGATTTTGTAAAATTTCATCTCAAGAGATCATCAAAACGAAATCCGCAATTCATACTAAAGACTGATCACACCATCAAAATCCTATGCGATTCCAATGTCTCGCAGGTGGATGAAGGTTTCATTCCCTACTCCGTCTGCACTTTAATCCAGAATCCCTCTTTCTCTATTCAAGTCGATCCTTACTTCACGGTGAAAAACTATGAATACCGTTTCATTGGTTCCTGCAACGGATTCATCTGTTTTGTTGGTGAAAATCTCACTAGCGACTACTATAACTTCTGGCTCCAATTATGGAACCCAGCCACCCGGACAAAATCTCAAAAATTAGGGTTCATACGCGTATTTCACCATCATCCCAATGATGGTTATTACAAATTCAACTTTGGTTATGATAATTCTACCGGAACTTATAAGGCTGTGGCCTTACGTTACAATCAACGGGAACTGAGAAGCAATGTCAGAATTCTAAGTTTGGGTGATAATGTTTGGAGAGATATTGGAAGTTTCCCTGTTGATCCTATGTATTTGAACTCAGCTTATCAAACTTGTGATGTTGGTGTGTATTTCAAAAGCACTATTAACTGGCTGgccattcaaaatcatttttggtACGATTCTAACGATATTAATGATATTAGTGTTGAACAATTTGTTATTGTTTCGCTTGATTTAAGGACTGAGACTTACAATCAATATTTATTGCCTCCTGATTTTGATGAGGTGCCTCCTATAGCTCCTATCGTTAGTGTGTTGGGGGATTGTCTTTGTTTTTCTTATTGTTACGAGGAAACTGATTTTGTTATATGGAAGATGGAGGAATTTGGAGTTGAAGATTCTTGGACTCAATTCCTTAAAATTAGTTATCGCAGTCTTCAAATTGATTATGACTATAGTGACGAAGATACAAAGTATAATTTTGAATTGGTTCCGCTATTTCTTTCAAAAGACGCTGATACACTGGTACTTAAAAGCAGTCATGAATACCAAGAAATTCTCTATAATTGGAGAAATAGTAGAGTAGTGCGAACAAATATTACTGCAAGAAAAAAGATTACGGATGATAGAACCATCGATTTTGTGTCGTGCTCGGCCAATGCCTATTTTGAAAGCTTACTTTCAGTTATTTGA
- the LOC131612118 gene encoding F-box/kelch-repeat protein At3g23880-like: MPPSPLPFLPDDLIAEVLSFLDVKSILQFKCVCKFWNTLFSDPTFVKLHLKKSAKRNTHFLLITQHVTDIPGVSSNGSDDRYVRDYGVIPYSVSTLLDNPSFTLSVDEKYLVQSKGCSNIVGSCNGLICLVGRSVTSQYYEYSFRLWNPATRTTSPKLGFLHLFHSSSVFPSSYDGYYNFLFSYDNSTDTYKVVASRYNRREQRSDVRILSMGDNIWRDIQSFPVVPLHFGAGSEISVNNCGVYFKSSINWLAIENKLWYHRMDIKNITVKQFVIVSLDLGTETYRLYLPPSGFDQVPPYEPNVGVLGECLSFSYCYNQTHLIIWQMKKFGVQDSWIQFLKISYHNLQINYQYSDGYMYIFNIVPLFLSKDGEALILHCNQELSQDIIYNWRNNRVERTNITARKRITDDRTSDDALCAAENYFESLVSVF; the protein is encoded by the coding sequence ATGCCTCCATCCCCATTGCCGTTCTTACCCGATGATCTCATCGCCGAGGTGTTATCCTTTCTTGATGTGAAATCTATTCTGCAATTCAAATGTGTTTGCAAGTTTTGGAACACTCTCTTTTCAGATCCCACCTTTGTGAAACTGCATCTCAAGAAATCAGCAAAACGAAATACTCACTTCTTACTCATCACCCAACATGTAACTGATATCCCTGGTGTGTCATCCAATGGCAGTGATGATAGATATGTGCGTGACTATGGTGTCATTCCCTACTCCGTAAGCACTTTACTCGACAATCCATCTTTCACCCTTTCTGTCGATGAGAAATACCTGGTGCAATCCAAAGGATGCTCTAATATTGTTGGTTCCTGCAACGGATTGATCTGTTTGGTTGGTAGATCCGTCACCAGTCAGTATTATGAGTACTCTTTCCGACTATGGAATCCAGCCACCAGGACGACATCTCCAAAATTAGGATTCTTACACTTATTTCACAGTAGTTCCGTTTTCCCTTCCTCTTATGATGGCTATTACAATTTCCTCTTTAGTTATGATAATTCAACCGACACTTATAAGGTCGTGGCCTCGCGTTATAATAGACGTGAACAGAGAAGTGATGTCAGAATTCTAAGTATGGGTGATAATATTTGGAGAGATATTCAAAGTTTCCCAGTTGTTCCTTTGCATTTTGGAGCTGGTTCAGAAATCTCTGTTAATAATTGTGGTGTGTATTTCAAGAGCAGTATTAACTGGCTGGCTATTGAAAATAAACTATGGTATCATCGTATGGATATTAAGAATATTACAGTTAAGCAATTTGTTATTGTTTCACTTGATTTGGGAACCGAGACATATCGTCTATATCTACCGCCTAGTGGCTTTGATCAAGTGCCGCCTTATGAACCAAATGTTGGTGTGTTGGGGGAAtgtctttctttttcttattgttATAACCAAACCCATCTTATCATATGGCAGATGAAGAAGTTTGGGGTTCAAGATTCTTGGATTCAATTTCTTAAAATTAGTTATCACAATCTTCAAATTAACTATCAATATAGTGACGGatatatgtatatttttaatattgttcCGTTATTTCTTTCTAAAGATGGTGAGGCACTGATACTTCATTGCAATCAAGAGTTATCCCAAGATATCATCTATAATTGGAGAAATAACCGAGTAGAGCGAACAAACATTACTGCAAGAAAAAGAATTACTGATGATAGAACTAGCGATGATGCCTTGTGCGCGGCTGAGAACTATTTTGAAAGCTTAGTTTCAGTTTTTTGA